One region of Arcobacter sp. CECT 8983 genomic DNA includes:
- the gpmI gene encoding 2,3-bisphosphoglycerate-independent phosphoglycerate mutase, translated as MTKKAILIITDGIGHNESDKFNAFTNASTPTYDYLFKNIPYSLIHTYGDHVGLPNGQMGNSEVGHMTIGSGRVLYQDLVKINMAIENNTLKDNETLKTTIDKSNNIHLLGLISDGGVHSHIKHIIALAKIAKDKNKKVFIHVITDGRDVAPNCVNKYIKQLIDICDEDIKIATIAGRYYTMDRDNRWERVKKGHDVVAFATPNISSNILEYVENSYKEDIYDEFIEPTAFEGYEGLKENDGLIFCNFRSDRMREISTALANKQFSEFDKFEGNLNIATMTQYDKNLPLPILFPKETPKNTLAEVISNAGLSQVHTAETEKYAHVTFFFNGGVEEPVLNESRVLIPSPDVATYDLKPEMSAPEVSIEVQRAMDNETDFIVVNFANGDMVGHTGIYEAGVKAVEAVDKELGAIFEKAKELEYSVVLTSDHGNCEMMKDETGKTLTNHTVGDVYCFVMADNVKKVKTGSLNNIAPTILKLMNLDIPKEMDEALV; from the coding sequence ATGACGAAAAAAGCAATATTAATAATTACTGATGGAATTGGGCACAATGAATCAGACAAATTTAATGCATTTACAAATGCCTCTACACCAACATATGACTACTTATTTAAAAATATTCCTTACTCATTAATTCATACTTACGGAGACCATGTAGGATTACCTAATGGACAAATGGGTAATTCTGAAGTAGGACACATGACAATAGGAAGTGGAAGAGTTTTATACCAAGATTTAGTAAAAATAAATATGGCTATAGAAAATAATACATTAAAAGATAATGAAACTCTAAAAACAACAATTGATAAATCTAATAATATTCATCTTTTAGGTCTAATTAGTGATGGTGGTGTTCACTCTCATATCAAACACATAATTGCATTAGCAAAAATTGCAAAAGATAAAAATAAAAAAGTATTTATTCATGTGATTACAGATGGAAGAGATGTTGCACCAAATTGTGTAAATAAATATATCAAACAACTTATAGATATTTGTGATGAAGATATTAAAATTGCTACTATTGCTGGAAGATATTATACTATGGATAGAGATAATAGATGGGAAAGAGTTAAAAAAGGTCATGACGTAGTAGCTTTTGCAACTCCAAATATATCTTCAAATATTTTAGAGTATGTTGAGAATTCATATAAAGAAGATATATATGATGAGTTCATTGAACCTACTGCTTTTGAAGGATACGAAGGATTAAAAGAAAATGATGGTTTGATTTTCTGCAACTTTAGATCTGATAGAATGAGAGAAATCTCAACAGCTTTAGCAAATAAACAATTTAGTGAATTTGATAAGTTTGAAGGTAATTTAAATATTGCAACAATGACACAATATGATAAAAACTTACCTCTTCCAATACTATTTCCAAAAGAGACTCCAAAAAATACTTTAGCAGAAGTTATTTCAAATGCAGGACTTTCTCAAGTACACACAGCAGAAACAGAAAAATATGCACACGTAACTTTCTTTTTTAATGGAGGAGTTGAAGAACCTGTATTAAATGAAAGTAGAGTTTTAATTCCATCACCTGATGTTGCAACTTATGATTTAAAACCTGAAATGAGTGCACCTGAAGTAAGTATTGAAGTTCAAAGAGCAATGGATAATGAAACTGACTTTATTGTTGTGAATTTTGCAAATGGAGATATGGTTGGTCATACTGGCATTTATGAAGCTGGAGTAAAAGCTGTTGAAGCTGTTGATAAAGAACTTGGAGCTATCTTTGAAAAAGCAAAAGAGCTTGAATATAGTGTTGTTTTAACAAGTGATCATGGAAACTGTGAAATGATGAAAGATGAAACAGGTAAAACTTTAACAAATCACACTGTTGGGGATGTATATTGTTTTGTTATGGCAGATAATGTAAAAAAAGTAAAAACAGGAAGTTTAAATAATATTGCTCCAACTATACTTAAACTTATGAATCTTGATATTCCAAAAGAAATGGATGAGGCTCTAGTTTAA